The nucleotide window ATTCCTCAAATCGCAAAAGTTCCTCGGCATTTCAGGCTTCTTCTCTCGCATCAAAGATAAGGGTACGCTCGTCAAAGACACTTGGTCCACCATGTCTGCTGCGATAGACGCACAGCTCACCATGGAAGAGATGGCAAAACTAGAAGAGCAGGGTGGAGATGCATGGACAGACGAGAAGAAGGCCGAGTATGAGAAGAGGGTCACAGGCAAAATTCTCGCCGCCGCATGGAGAGGCAGCAAGTTTGAGATTCAGAGCGTGTTGCGAGATGTGTGTGACGCCGTTCTCAACGATAAGAAGATCAAACTCGAGAAGAGAGTGGAGAGGGCGCATGCGCTCATGATTATCGGCGAGATGTTCCAAAAGGTAAGCTCATCACCTTGATCTCAGATTGGACGGATGCTAACAAAACCCACAGGCTGAGCGCGACccggaagaagaaggagacTTTATGGCGTTCGAGCAGCTCATGGCCGAAGCCGCGGCCAAAAAGGACGCAAAGCACGACAAGCACCACCACgacaagaaggaaaaggaaaaggacaagaagaaagaaaaggCATGAGATTAGAACATCCCCCTGCCTTTTGCTTTCGAATTCTCCTCCTCTCTCCTCTCCTTTCTTTTCGTGATATCCATAGATTCTTTTATCCCCCCGTTGAGTTTGGAGCAAGTTTTTGGTGAAAATGCGTGAACGCGCTGATCTTTTCGTGATGATGGGGTGTAAGTATGTTCCGAGGGCGCTGGTGAAATGTAGATGGGCGGCTTGAAAATAAATGGTGGTGTTTCGGGACAGTCAGACAGACAGACAGGACTAGGTATGAATGTAAAAATCGATGATCGCGCAAAGGCAATGCTACAATTTTAGACATGGACAGAAGATTTTTTCTTGACTACTTGACTAAACTTTTCCTTCACCGCTGTGACGTCACGTTTTACTGCCCGCCTAAACTTTATCGATTAGGGTAGTGGTAGCATAGCTTGCTCCACGAGATGTCTCCACGATGCCCACAAACATGCGTAACACTACCTCCACCACTTCTTCAGTCTAGAATCTAAGACACGGGAAGTTTTTTAGATATTAATGAAGTTTGCATTGTGTGAACACGTGTGAACGTCATCTCCCCTCGGCTTCCAGAACCTTCGGTCCGACAGCACGCGGCTTCTAGACACAACACGAGGCCACGATACCAACACTTCGATACGAACCTGCCCAGGTGTGCTGCCCAGTGTGCTGCCTGATCTGACCTGACTGTGACGGTGACGTTGAACAAAACCAAATAAAGCTATTTTTAGTTGTTAGCCCTTGTGCTTGGAAATACCGTGGCGGTGGTACTTGGGACTTGGAATCGTGATAAGCGCAAAATATCTTGCGTTTCGTACGCCTACGTCTGCGTTGTCTTGTTTTGAGCGACTGCGCGCAAGCTGTGAAGCTGTGAAGTTTAGTCGCGATATTGAGTTGTACAGTACATTGAGTAACCCTAGCTAAAAATTGATGAGGGTGAGggcgtgtgtgtgtgtgtgtgtgtgtgtgtgtgtgtgttcGTGTGACCCCACTCTACACGTCCGGACATCCGCTTATGACGTCGCTCGACCGCGACACTCGGGAAAGAAAAAGAGTGTTATAGCACTAGTTCACTCTACATATTAATAGCGTTTTGGGAGGTGTGTCCCACCCGTCACGTCCCAACAGAGACAAGGCGGGAAGAGAAGCATCTAGATCTGGACCTTAGGGGATCAGATGTGACATGTGCCTGAAGGGGTGGTGTTACGCGTGGCCTAACCACCGTGCGTGGGGTTACCTCGGAGGGGAGCGAGCGAGCGGAGGGGAAGGGATTGCAACCTGCGGCTCTGCGGCTCTTTCTTCAATTTCTATCGCTTTGAGACTTTTTTCTTGGTTTGTTTGTTGGTGGTTTCTGGACACACTCGTTTGTTGAACAAGATTGACGAACGCTATCTCTTTTACCAAGTCAACGTAAACGACTGGGGACTTTTTTTACTAGAGTCTACTTATTATTGCTACACTCGCTTTACCTACCTGCGTGATAACTACCAGCGGTAATACTTGCGTGAGGAACTTACGTGCGACGGAGTGTTATTTCCAACATGGACACCACCGCGCGGCAGCTGCAGCGGCGAGATCAAAGCGGTATTGATAAGTTTTTGGATTTGATAGCGGATCCGTTTCAAGCTGAGGTATGCTCCAGTTCTCTAACTTGGCAAAAACTATACTAACCAAACATGTACGAAAACAGGTCCAAGAAACGTCAATCTACGCCGCCATCATCTATTCCTTCGTCATCTCCGGCCTCCTAGTCATCGTATTCTGCTTCCTCCGACCGCGCATCTCACGAGTCTATGCGCCGCGCGCCAAACATGCTGACGAGAGACACCGGCCGCGGCCGCTGGACAACAAGCCGTTTGCGTGGGTGAGCGCGGTAAAGGATGTCAAGGAGCAGGATCTTGTGGATACAATTGGGCTGGACGCGGTGGTATTCCTACGATTTATGCGCATGACGCGGAATATCTTCCTTGTGCTCATGGCCGTGGGCTGCCTGATCTTGATACCCGTGACTGTGGCTGGAGGCGCGAGTTTCTACGACCAGTGGAGTAATATCCCCACGTTGATGAAGTTTACGCCGCAGTATATTTTCGGGCGCAAGTTTTGGTGGTATGTACTGTTTGCGTATGTGGTGCAGGGGACGGTGTGTTTCTTTTTGTGGAGGAATTATTTGGCGGTTGTGAAGTTGAGGAGGGCGTACTTTGATACAGAGGAGTATAAGAAAAGTTTGCATTCGAGGACTTTGTTGGTACGTTTATGTTTGAAAGGGGTTTTTCTATGGAGATGTAGCTAATGTGTTACAGCTCACTCATGTTCCTCTTTCGTCGCGAACCGATGCTGGGTTGGTGGAACTCGTCGAAAAAGCGTTGCCGACTGAGAGCATTCCTCGAACAGTTATTGGTCGCAATGTTAAGGACTTGCCAAAATTGATCGAAGCGCATGACGAAGCGGTCCGCGAGCTCGAAAGGCACTTGGCCAAATACCTACGCAATCCGAATCGTTTACCTCTGAAGCGACCTACGTGCAAGGTGGCTAAGGAAGATGAGAAGATCTATGGCAAGGGAAAACAGGACGCCATCGATTATCTCACAAAACGAATTGCAAGATTGGAAGTCAGCATCAAGGAAGTGCGGGAAAGCGTGGATATGCGCAACCCAATGCCTTACGGGTTTGCATCTTACGACCATATCGAAGACGCCCATGCATGTGCATATGCGAGTAGGAAAAAGGGTCCCGCTGGGTGCGACGTATACCTAGCACCCAGACCACACGATCTGCTGTGGCAAAATCTGGCGATGACGAGGAACACCCGAAGAATCCGCGCCTTTTGGGATGGGTTGTGGATCGTACTGCTTACCGTTGCGTTTGTCGTACCCAACATGCTCACGTCAGTATTCCTATCCGACTTTTCCCATCTGGGACTTGTATGGCCAGCTTTCCAGACGAATCTAGCGGCGCATCCAACAGGATGGGCCATTGCACAGGGTATCCTAGCCCCGTTGGTACAGACGCTCATGTACATGGGTATTCCTGTTGTCTTCAGAAGGCTCTTCACCCACTCTGGTGACATCTCCAAGACGTCAAGAGAGCGACATGTGACAGCACGGCTCTACTCCTTCTTCGTCTTCAACAATCTTGTCGTCTTCTCCGTCTTTGGGTCGGCATGGCGCTTTATCGCCGGTGTCATCGCAGCACACGATCGCGGTGTGTGGGAAGCCATGCGCGACGGTCACTTGTTCACCAAAGTCATGGTCGGCCTGTGTAATGTGTCAACTTTCTGGCTCACTTGGCAGATGCAGCGAAATCTAGGCGCTGCCATCGATCTCTCACAAGCCTGGGCTCTGTCTTGGAGCTGGTTTCAGCGCAAATTCTTCTCACCAACACCAAGAGAGCTTATCGAGCTCTCCGCCCCGCAGCCGTTCCCCTATGCGGACTATTACAACAACTACCTGTTCGTGGCCACGGTAGGCATTTGCATGGGCACCCTACAGCCGATCATCTTCCCTGTAACAGCCTTGTACCTGGCCATGGATTGCGTGTTCAAGAAGTACCTGCTCCAGTACGTGTTCGTTACCAAGACCGAGTCCGGGGGCCGCTTCTGGCGTATGGCTGCGAACCGATTGCTCTTCGCGGTCTTTTTCGGCAACGCAGTCATTGCGCTGATCGTCGGGGCACAGGGTGTTGGAATGATTGACTTCAACGTAGCCCAGGCGAGTGCTTGGAACATGCTCTTTGCCATGATACCGCTTCCATTCCTGCTCTTCGGCTTCAAGTGGTACTGCAAAACGGCTTTTGACGATAAATTGGTCTACTACTCCACAGTCCCCTTTTCAGATGTCGAAGGCGGGCAGGAGTCTTCTGAGCAGCGGCTTCCCAAGCAGAAGAAGAGTAGCAAAGTATCGTCTCGATATGGCCATCCTGCGCTGTATAAGAAACTTTTGACACCAATGGTACACGCAAAGTCGCAACATCTACTTGAAGAGATTTATGCTCACCGCCCGGGCAATGAGGACAACAGCCATAATATTTTCGACCAACCGGGCCGCCATTCAACAGATCGCGCCATGCCCTCAACACCCGGCTACGACCGTTTTGGCGACTTTGTCACGACCGAGTATGACGCCCATGGTGAAGAAGGCGCAAAGCAAAATCCCAACTCCGCAGGTCTACCGCGCATGGAACTGGTCACAGAATCCGAGCTCGACTTTTCCAACTTCAAAAAGCGCGCAGAGTTCCGCGAGCAGTTTGGCGGCGAAGGCGAGTTGTATGGGCGGGCTGATGACTTTTCCTCCCGTCCGGGCACGCCATCCACATTCACTACCCTGACCGAAATGGGCCCGTATGGGCACGCGCGTGTTCCGTCGTCGTCCAGGGCATCGAGCCGCACACATCTTGGTACCAAGGAAGAGGAGGGGTTGGAGCTGGAGCAGCTGGACGAACAAGGGACCTCGTATGCCAGAGGCTATCGACGGCCGGATGACGGCTTCGACGAGACGGGTATCGACGTGGTAGATCCGGCGACGCCGTTGACTGGTGACGTGCTTTTGCGCAGCAGCGAGGATGGTTGGCAGCGTTTAGTCGGCCACGTGGATGCCGATGCTGATGGTCGAGGTGCGGGGTATAGTAATGTTGCTGATACGGATGCTTTCAGAGGGAAGTAGTCGGTACGAAAGATGCCGCTACTCCGCATAAGATCAGGCGGTTTTGAACCATCCCAATGAGAAAATAGCAAAAAAACCGAACAACTAACGTACCtcacgggcgagtgggccacacgggcgagtgggccactCCGCTAAGACCCCACCAAAACATACTGTTACCTACAGTACTTTCACAATGAGCCAACAACAAAACAATCTACCAGCTTTAAAAGAGGCTCGATTACAGCTTGCTCTCAAGGCTATCGAACGCGACGCGACGCTGTCGCAGAGACGCGCTGCAGCTATCTACAACGTATCTCGAGTAACTCTTGggcgccgacgcgctggaaTACCTCTTCGGAGCGATTGTACGCCTAACTCAATGAACCTCCTTAAGACAGAGGAGGATGTAATTGTCCAGCATATCCTTGACCTCGACGCGCGAGGATTTCCGCCCCGACTTGCTGCTGTGCAGGATATGGCTAATTCTTTGTTGGCTGAGCGCCACCGCGACCCTGTTGGTCAGAACTGGGCTGCAACCTTCGTCAAACGTCGCCCTGAGCTTAAGGTCAAATTCAATCGCAAGTATGACTACAAGCGAGCCCTCTGTGAGGATCCTGAGGTTATACAAGGCTGGTTCCGACTTGTGGAGAACACAAAGGCCAAGTACGGTATCCTTGATGAGGACACCCACAACTTTGACGAGTCTGGCTTCATGATGGGCATGATATCAACTGGAGCAGTAGTCACAGGCTCTGAGCGTCGAGGACGACCAAAGAGCGTTCAGCAgggcaatcgcgagtgggcTACAGTGATCCAGGGTATCAACGCGACTGGGTGGGCAATCCCACCTTTTATCATCTTCAAAGGCAAGAACCACCTCTCTGCCTGGTACAAGGAAGATAACCTACCTCGCGACTGGGTTATTGCAGTCTCTGAGAACGGCTGGACAACAAACAAGCTTGGTCTAGAGTGGTTAAAGCACTTTGACGCTCACACAAAGAAGAGGACTGTAGGAAACTATCGTCTGCTTATTATCGACGGCCACGAGAGCCACGACTCGCTCGATTTCCAGCAGTACTGCAAGGATCACAACATTATTACTCTCTGCATGCCTCCTCACTCGTCGCACCTACTACAGCCTCTTGATGTGGGGTGTTTCTCGCCTTTGAAGACAGCGTATGGCCGCCAAGCCGAGGATCTAATGCGCAACAAGATCACCCATATCACTAAACTAGAGTTCCTACCGTGCTTTAAAGGCGCTTTTGACGCTGCGATTACAAAGGCCAATATACAAGGAAGCTTTCGAGGCGCTGGCTTAGTCCCATTTAATCCAGAGGCTGTGATATCGACGCTTGACGTGCGGCTGCGCACTCCACTGCTACCTACCGTCGAGGACGGTCCCTGGCAGTCGCAAACTCCAAGCAATACCCTAGAACTTGGGTCGCAATCAAAGCTGATTCAAGAGAGGATTCGAAGACATGTAGATAGCTCACCTACGTATATGGTTGAGGCGATCAAAAGCCTGTCAAAAGGTGCAGAGATGATAGCGCATTCTCTGGTGTTAATGACCAAGCGCAACGCTGAGCTCCAAGCCGCCAACGAGGCCTCAAGTAAGCGTAGATCATATAAAAGGAAGCGCTTACAGCAGCAAGGGACCTTAACAATTGATGAGGGCGTGCGACTGACGACTCTTAAGGAGTTTGGGGCATGTAGTGATaggaagaaggcgaagaagagagTGCGCGTTGAGGCAGGCGAGCCTAGCCAACGACGCTGTGGACGCTGCGGCGAGGCAGGACATAATATGCGCACATGTAGGCAAGAAGCAGCGATAGATTCTGAGTAGAATAGCCTATTACGATTTCTATTTACTATCTTTGACGGTGCTATATAGTCGTGTACAGTCGTGGTTTTAATGGGGTCTTAGCGCaggtggcccactcgcccgtgtggcccactcgcccgttAGGTACGTTACCTAATAAAATAATGCCAAGATTAATGTCACGACCTGGACCAAGAGGGACCGTCGCTTTTAAACCCTGTGTGAACGAGTCGTGCTCCACATAGCTCCTCCTCTGCCCTCTCATCCTCCGCATTTTCTTCTTCGCATCTTGTGGGGGAGTAAGTCTCCCGAAAATGGTGTGATGTTATGACTCTACTCGCCAAGGCAAGTATAGTTCCGGCCCTCGGGGTTTGTTTCGTTTCCGATCAGATAGATTGACTGTAGGGCCATGGCGCGTAAGCACTAGGGTTCCAGATCCGAGGATCTCCCAAGTCCACGGGCTGTTCATTTGAAAATAGGACTATAGAATAGTGAGACACGAGATGATGGTTGATCTTAGCGCTTGAGATGGGATCCAATGCTTTGGATTGGGAATTATAGGTGAGATGTTGTGTGAGACGTGTCCAATCATACTGCAGATGTATTGAACCACTTTTTCCTTTTGCCAAGCAAGAACCCCTGCTCGCCCTACTTCCTTTGACGTTTACGGATTCATCTTAACGAAGTACTGATATAGGAGATTGTCTCGGCGCGGGATATATGTCTATCGTCGCGCGATATACCAGGTCCCGGAGAGAAGGAAAGTCTCGGCTCCGAAATGTTTGTCACTCTTGACAGAGCATACTACCAAGAAGTTGGCAAGAACTTCAAGCCACTAAAGTACTACACGAGCTCAACGTGCGTGCCGAGAACTGGATATTGCGACATGGGGAAGCGCGGCAAAAAAGGTGCAGAAACTAGAAAAAGGGTCTCTTGGAGCTTGGGTCTTGGGGTGTCTTGGGGTGTCTTGGGGCTTGGGGTCTTGGTAGGGAGATATCGCGTGATGAGGCAAGCTTTCTTGTTCCCGGCTTCCCGTTCACGTTCGTGGTGGTGTGATTTTTCCATGGTTGTAACGTAAGACTCCGCGGCCGTCTGTAATGTAGGTAGGTAGCTAACACGATCAGTGGGAATAGGTACCTTTTCGTTTGTGTGCAAACGGCCTCGTCGGGAAAATACGACACTTTTTTCAGAGATGCAGGCCCGTGCGTTTGGAAAAGCGTCGCGAATTTCCCAATGGGGGCGTGTGTGAACAAGCGGCGCTTCGGCCCAGTACCGCGGACGAACCAGTTGCCTATGTACATAGATAGCTATACCCACTATTCCCAAGACTACAGGGAGTAAAGTAGGGCAGGCGAATAGGGTGATATAGCGGGCGAGGCGCAGCAAGTAACAAGTTACGAGAAGATCATGTAAGCGCGTACTCCCTAGCGTCGTAGCATTTAGTGTGTAACGCCTTATACTGTGAAAAGAAGATATAAGAAAATGGCGTCCCGAGTACAAGACCGTCGTGAGTACGATGTAGAGTGCCAAGGACACGCTGGCCGAAGGTGAAGATGTTGGGCGTGGTGTTGAGAAGATGAGAGGGCGACTAGTATGCTATTCTTAGGGTTAGGCGAGCTCGAAGATGTGATGATGCGCCGTTTGTTATGCAAGCCCCTCGAACTAAACAGGAAAGGACCTGGAATATTGGGAAAATGCGGAGTTGGGACCCGCTTTCTGGACTTCTTCTAGTCGTCTAGCGCTGAGGAGCAGTGACATCTGCGTCACTTGTTGCGATGCAGATGTGTTTTGTGAAGGTTTTCAGACCACCACCGGCAATCTACGACAGGTTTTCGATACAACGGGCGTCTGTGAGCTGTGAGCGTTATTTTCTCTCGGGATTAGAAGGATGGGAGGCGCAGTGGCTGGTGTGAGCGCATTGCCGCAACATGCCGCGTCGGCGTGGAAGCTCAGGCACCCGCCGTTGTGCACCTGATCCGGGTTGCCGGGCTGTACTGTACTGTAATGTACCGTACTGTAAGTACTGTAGATACTGTAGGTACGTACACAGCCTCGCTCTCTCGTACCATTAAACCACGAAGCTAACGACAAGTCTTTCTTGGCTTGGTTCAATTGTCGGGAAGTTGTCTTCGCCACTACTGCCAAGATTGGTTTTTTACGCGGGTAGGTCACTGTCACGACGCTTTTGCATAACTTCCGGCAAAATAGAGAGCTAGAAAATACGTTTGTTTACAGTGACGATTGTTGCGTTGTCCATGACATGGATCCAACGCTACCTAACTACCTCCGTTCCTCACCTCCGATGCTCCTTCCGACCCCCCTTTCGCAGATCCTCCCGTCACCAAGAAGGGGAAGGCATGTGGGCGAACGATTCATGAGGTGAGATATGATGGGGATGACGATGAAAGATTTGGGGTTCGACCGTCCGGCGGTAAGTGCCCTGCCCAGATGGCGACCACGAGCAACAGACGTCTTGTCGCCAGCCGCCGGCGCCTGGGTTAAGCCGGAAGGAATTGCATGCCTGACAACCGGCAGCGCCAGTCTCGTTAGCATGCCTGAATTTGAGTATTTCCCGAAGCCGGTAGCGTGCATTGACTAGGGCCGCAAGTGTGCCAAGACCGTTGGACGGACGTTTTGGAGATCGAGAGGTGGAGGATGCAAGTTTCAAGACAGGGCAGGGGTCAAGAGACATATCCGACGAATGTACCTACTATACTAGATTTAAGTGGCGATCGTGGAGAATTGTACGGGCAGTCGGCGAGCTTAGTTGGCGAAGATGAGGGGATTTTTGTGTGAGTGAGAAGATTATCAATCTTGTCGGTTCGGAGTAATTGGTGAGTGACTAACAAAAGGTGCGTCTTTTTGTTCCTTCGCAAAACATGCCCCAAGGTTATTGTCTTGATCACGATTGGGTTGGGCCGTAGGAAGGTCACGGACGAGGTTAACGAACTGTCGATATCATCGGTCcccagctctcgctgccGTTCCCCACGTCTCAGGCTACCAAGCAACTGTCACAAGTCTTGACCCTTGCAGGACCCCTCTTAATATCACCATATGACGGGTAACGCTCAACTTGGCACCTGCATCCTATGAGAGAGTCCGTTACGGAGCTTTTTCGCATCAACCATGTGGCGGCTGTCAGGGTTTATCCTCATCCACCTTGGAGATCTTGGCCCTAGATGAAGCTAAGCAACATACACTAGAACATCGGAATGGCTTCGGTGAAGCTAATGAGGTCTACGCATTGTAGCCTCCATGATTTGATGCTTGGTAGCGTCACTTCCAAGCATTTACACTATCCCTCCCGAGCTTCGCTATCTCTGGCTCGTCCATTTGCGGTCCTTTTCGCTCGTTACTCGCTTCAGTTCTCTCCCAATCGTTCCTTTCATTTCCAGTCGTTCATTTCCAGTGCTTTGCAATGCTCAGCCTTGTCTAGGCACACCTAACGGGCTTATTCTTGTCTTGGGCATTGTACAATCGACTCACGTTGTTCTTCTTAGTTGCACGATTCGGCAAGGTTGATCCTGCAGACATCTTTGGTTACCCACTCTCGTTTACTTTACGCCTTTCGTTGCTGGCTTGTCGGCGCTAATCTCGACTATCCGTCCGGCCTCCCAGGGCTTGTTGTAGACAAGAGCGCTGGGTCGAATACTTCTTAAGGGAACGAAGTACCCCGTCTTTTACCAGGCATCTTAGGCATTCAGGTTGCATCAGTTTCTCATCTTACCTACTTTCATTCACCGATTCTTCAATCATGCTTTTCCAAACCCTCCTCCTTGCTTCGACGGCTTCGGCCACTTGCATGCACGGCTTGTCCTTTGCTAAGCGCGCAACGACTGATGAAATCAAAATCAGCACCTTTGGCTATGGCCCTCTTGACGGAGCCATGAACTGGGCCTCCCTTGACGTTGCAAACGAGGCGTGCAGAATGGGCAAGAACCAGTCGCCAATCAACATCGGTATGCTCCACTGCATCCGCTCTTCACTGTCATCTCCTAACCCTTCACACAGATAACAGCATCAGGCCCGCTCCCGCGCGTCCCGTCATCTCTGTCCCAGAGGTCGACTCAATGGACTTTCTCAACCTTGGTAGCACTATTGAGGTTGTTGTAAACGGCACTACAAACTACGCTGGCACAGACTTCCGCATCAAGCAGTTCCACATGCATACGCCTTCTGAGCACCACATCAACCTAGAGTACTATCCACTCGAGATCCACATGGTGCACCAGGGCGTCAACGACCCCAGCCAACTCGCCGTCATCGCCCTCATGTTCGAAGTCTCAGACAAGAAGTCCTCTTCCATCATCAAGTCGCTCTCGGACTCGCTCCCCAAGATCACAAAGCCCGGCACCAAGACGCCAATCAAGGGCGGCATCGACTTCTCTGACGTCGAGGACAAGCTCAAGAAGTCCGAAATCCTCACCTACTCCGGCTCGCTCACCACCCCACCCTGCGCTGAGGGCGTCACCTTCCTCATCGTCAAGGAGCCCCTTGACATCTCCGTCGCAGACTTCAACGCCATCAAGAAGATTGTAAAGTTCAACTCGCGCGTCATCCAAAACAAGCCCGGCTACCCCAACCTTGTGGAAGTTGGCAGCGTGTCTGGAACCCCCGGTGCCTACATGCCCAACATGACTCTGCCTGGCAACGCGACTGCGCCTGGCGACAACGCCACCGTGGCCAACGCCCCTGTGCCCGTCCTGTCCCCTATCCCATCCCCTTCTCCCGGTAAGGTTACCCCTACCGCTGCCTCGAGCAGCTGTACTGACAAGTCGCTGACCGTAACCGAGCTTAATGGAAGACCCACGTGGATCCCTACCATTATAGCCAACAGGAGATCACCCCAGTACTAAAGCGCTTCATCGCGCTGGTGTGACTATGAATAATTGTTTTCCCTTCTTGTTAAATTCTTGTTTGAATCTTATTTTTGCGCGCGTCGTTGTACTATCGATGTAAGCGTAGCATAACGGAGCAGAGAGGCGTTATTATTTTTCATTATCTATCTTTAAGCATTGCATTAGAAGTGTGGGTGGGGAGGCAAGAAGGTGGAGGATGACACTACAGTGTTTTGTTGTTCTTATTTCCTTTTCTTCGGTTCTAGTAAATATAAGTTATAGAAATTTATGTTTCGAATTTACTGGTATTTTCGACCTGACTGTCCTAATTATCCTCCCATGTCCTTCTCCCACTCCAACATTGTTCTTCTTCACCTCGTCTTCACAAAAAATACAAAACACAAAACACACAACACACACATCTCA belongs to Pyrenophora tritici-repentis strain M4 chromosome 10, whole genome shotgun sequence and includes:
- a CDS encoding DNAJ domain containing protein; translation: MAIMDKSEEDARMEAQGMTDAEKELREKQKKKAGLTKEQREELAAYEMERKKIRDERIATLSKKLVDRISVWTETDKATDVTAAFKEKIHLEIENLKMESFGLEILHAIGTTYVMKASSFLKSQKFLGISGFFSRIKDKGTLVKDTWSTMSAAIDAQLTMEEMAKLEEQGGDAWTDEKKAEYEKRVTGKILAAAWRGSKFEIQSVLRDVCDAVLNDKKIKLEKRVERAHALMIIGEMFQKVSSSP
- a CDS encoding integral membrane protein, with the protein product MDTTARQLQRRDQSGIDKFLDLIADPFQAEVQETSIYAAIIYSFVISGLLVIVFCFLRPRISRVYAPRAKHADERHRPRPLDNKPFAWVSAVKDVKEQDLVDTIGLDAVVFLRFMRMTRNIFLVLMAVGCLILIPVTVAGGASFYDQWSNIPTLMKFTPQYIFGRKFWWYVLFAYVVQGTVCFFLWRNYLAVVKLRRAYFDTEEYKKSLHSRTLLLTHVPLSSRTDAGLVELVEKALPTESIPRTVIGRNVKDLPKLIEAHDEAVRELERHLAKYLRNPNRLPLKRPTCKVAKEDEKIYGKGKQDAIDYLTKRIARLEVSIKEVRESVDMRNPMPYGFASYDHIEDAHACAYASRKKGPAGCDVYLAPRPHDLLWQNLAMTRNTRRIRAFWDGLWIVLLTVAFVVPNMLTSVFLSDFSHLGLVWPAFQTNLAAHPTGWAIAQGILAPLVQTLMYMGIPVVFRRLFTHSGDISKTSRERHVTARLYSFFVFNNLVVFSVFGSAWRFIAGVIAAHDRGVWEAMRDGHLFTKVMVGLCNVSTFWLTWQMQRNLGAAIDLSQAWALSWSWFQRKFFSPTPRELIELSAPQPFPYADYYNNYLFVATVGICMGTLQPIIFPVTALYLAMDCVFKKYLLQYVFVTKTESGGRFWRMAANRLLFAVFFGNAVIALIVGAQGVGMIDFNVAQASAWNMLFAMIPLPFLLFGFKWYCKTAFDDKLVYYSTVPFSDVEGGQESSEQRLPKQKKSSKVSSRYGHPALYKKLLTPMVHAKSQHLLEEIYAHRPGNEDNSHNIFDQPGRHSTDRAMPSTPGYDRFGDFVTTEYDAHGEEGAKQNPNSAGLPRMELVTESELDFSNFKKRAEFREQFGGEGELYGRADDFSSRPGTPSTFTTLTEMGPYGHARVPSSSRASSRTHLGTKEEEGLELEQLDEQGTSYARGYRRPDDGFDETGIDVVDPATPLTGDVLLRSSEDGWQRLVGHVDADADGRGAGYSNVADTDAFRGK
- a CDS encoding Cah, Carbonic anhydrase; its protein translation is MLFQTLLLASTASATCMHGLSFAKRATTDEIKISTFGYGPLDGAMNWASLDVANEACRMGKNQSPINIDNSIRPAPARPVISVPEVDSMDFLNLGSTIEVVVNGTTNYAGTDFRIKQFHMHTPSEHHINLEYYPLEIHMVHQGVNDPSQLAVIALMFEVSDKKSSSIIKSLSDSLPKITKPGTKTPIKGGIDFSDVEDKLKKSEILTYSGSLTTPPCAEGVTFLIVKEPLDISVADFNAIKKIVKFNSRVIQNKPGYPNLVEVGSVSGTPGAYMPNMTLPGNATAPGDNATVANAPVPVLSPIPSPSPGKVTPTAASSSCTDKSLTVTELNGRPTWIPTIIANRRSPQY